TGGATGTGGTTCAATTTGCTCCAGGTGTGAGAGGAGAAGTGGCACTTTGCGTCTGAAACGATTTTAAAGCACAGCGCGCGAGGCGTTATAAAGGCAGGGGTTGTGACGCAGCGACAGTAATCAAATCGAGCCATTCACTACCTAGTCACATGTCATCATGAAACAACAACTTCATCTGCTCACTGAATGTCCTCCATATCGTCGGAACACCAGGCATCTACGTCGGTCCCCCCCGCTCTTCGGCGATATGATCCTTTCGCGCAACACGACCACATCATAGACCGTCCCGTCGTTCACGAACCATGAACTCCGATCGATCCCTTTGTCCGGATGGCGCGTCATCTGTAGAGCTGCAGTCACGACCTAAGTTGTGGTAGTCTCTCGCTGCTACCAAAGATGCAGAAAGGAAACCTGGTATTGCGGCGAGCTCGTGCAACTTCTGCTCGGAACTGTGCTTGTTGTAGATTTCGGGGTATATCTCACTGGCCAGCACCTCACTGATCTCACTGCCGTTTCCTGTCCGCTCAAAAGCTAGCTGTACAGCCTCTACTGCGACCGAAGTGCATTGTAGCAAGTCGAGGAGAGTGTTCATGGTAGCGTTCTGTAGCTCGGGGATTTCCCAATCGTGACCGAAAGACCACAGCAAGACCAGCAGCGACTGATGTGCAATACTGTGCCCCTCCTGTATATCTGGATGTGCGCCCTCAAGTCCGGACCGCATGTCAGGTAGCTGCCGATGGCACAGCCAGTACAGGAATGCTGAGAAAGTCTCGACGGTGCAATGCGGAACATGTGCCGTCTGCTCGCTCGCTTCCATAGAACTGTCCCTGCGCAAGGCTTTGCTGAAGTGGTCTGACGTTTGGCAAAGCAGCGCTTTCTGAACGGTGTAGGTTTTGTCGGTATTTTCGAGGGTGATAGTGACCCATTCGGCGTTCTCGTAGCTCCTGCACGCATGTCAGCCACAACTCCTCTCATGACCTCCTGGATACTCACTGGGCAAACTGAATGATTTTGTCCATGCTGGTCAGGACTGACGAGCATGTCTCTGTTGTGATCAAGTTTCTGATGGAGTTTAGAAAAAGTAGCAACGGCTTCGATATCAGCGAGAAGGTCAGCACCTTTCTGTCTACTCGTGAGCGAGATTGAAGATAGGAGCACTTCAGCCATGGCCGCGTTCGTGCCTGCAGCATTAGCAGAAAGAGGCAGCCGCGGTGTCAATCGAAAGATGGCAATGGCCATACTTGTAATATACCTCGCCCCTGGCCGAAGGCACGATGGGGCACACCTAGGTTGACCTTCGTCTGGCACATACATCCATGGGTGCTGCCCGGCTTGACGCTTTCGCATTCGTCGTCCAGCGGTCGTGGAAGCACTTCGCCGGGCTTTGGAATTGAGCCGAGCTCGAGCAGTGACTCAAGATACATGTAGTTGTTTGCATCCTTCCTAGAGATGTTACCGATTAAAATCTTACGATGCCAGATGCATCCACGAATGCAAGGCGAAGTTCTGGTCCATGTCGAGTAAGAAGCATTGCTGCCGTTCAAGCTTCGTCCCCTACCATATCGATATCGATAAGACGCTCTTTACTCTGATGCTCTGGTGATTCTGGCAGGTGCATGACGTGGATGTGAAGGAAGGAGGTACATGTAACAACTGCTAGGGTGATGTCGTCTCCCGCACGGACCGCAGCTTGTTGCTCATTGAGTTTCAACCCATGAAGCGTCGGCGGACATGGATGACATCGGCGTTGACGAAGCTCGAACACGACCAATGCTTCACGTCGACAAGATGACCATCACCATCATCCGCCGTCCGCTACACCTCACTCATCACCATGTTCGCAAGACACAGTCTACGAACCACCTCGACCGGCCTCCGTAACTTCTCAACCACCACCACAATGGCAAAACGACTACGGATAGGATATGTGCCAGAACACTTCAGTACACCCCTCGCCTTTGCGCACACCCACTACGATCTCAACGCCGACCTCATACCCTTCCCAACCGGCACAGGTGCCCTCGCCGGAGCGCTTAAACACGATTCCAAAAGCCAGCCTATCGATGTCGCCATAGGCCTCACCGAAGGCTTCGTTGCAGATTTGGGCAAGACCAGGTCAGCAGGTGAGGACCGTCGCTACGGCCTCGTGGGCACGTACGTTGAATCGCCTCTCTGCTGGGCCATCTCCACAGGCGCATCACGAAGTGATGTAACGTCCGTCTCCGATCTGAAAGACAAAAGAGTAGGAGTGAGCCGCATAGGCAGTGGAAGCTATGTCATGTCCTACGTCCTCGCAGACCAGCACGGATGGCTCGCACCATCCACATCAGGAGGCACTCGAGATCCATTCCAGGTAGAGGTAATTGGAGACTTCGCCGCGCTACGCAAGAGCGTCGAGAAAGATAAGAGCAGCGACTTCTTCATGTGGGAGCACTTCACAACCAAACACTACTGGGACAACGGCGAACTCAAACGAATCGGAGAAATATACACACCCTGGCCGAGTTGGGTGATTGCTGCGCGCAATGATGCGGATGGCGTGCAGGAGATGCTGCAGAAGGTGAATCAGGGAGTGAAGCATTATTTGGGGAATAAGGAGGAGGCGGTGGAGTATATTACAGGGAACATGAGGTATTCGAAGGAGGATGTGTTGGAGTGGATGAAGACTGTCAGGTTTGCGGAGGATGTGAAGGGCGTGAGGGGAGTCATGATTGATGAGACGGCGGGGGTGTTGAGAAAGGCTGGGGTGTTGATGGAAGATGCTGGAGGGAGTGAGCATATGGTTAGCAGCAAGCGGGAGTAGAATGAGTTGGATCAGTCCGTTCGTGGACTGCGAAGCAAGGCTCCATACGCTTGCTTTGCCTGTACATCACGGTATCTGGCATAGCCTTCTGACGACCGACCGCCATTCCACGACGCAACATAACCTCACCGTACACCACTGTGCAATCATGCTCAGGCGACAGCCGTCTTCCCCTTCCCACCACTACTGATCAGATCCAAAAAGCCGTGCTTGCTCATCTTATTAACCCTCTCCTCTCTCTTCTGCATCCCCACCACACCCTGCGCCCTCGCCTCCCTCGCCGCCTCCTCGGCCTTAACCTGCGCCGCCCTCACAGCATTAAACAAATGTATCACACCCCTCTGCGCCGTCTTCTTCAACCTCTTCTCCTCCTCCAGCAACTTGCCCGTATCCACATCCGGCGTCTGGAGTCCTAGCACGTCTTTAACCCGTCCTTTCTCGCTGGCTGCTCGTTTCTCGGCTCGTATTTGAGCGCGGGCTTTTGCTTCGAGTTTGCTGTCGGCGAGGGAGCGGTTGGCTTCGGAGGCGGACTTGGAGCGGGAGAGGACGGGGTCGGAGCGTTTGGAGGTGGTGAGTTTGGTGTCGAGGATACGGGAGATGCTTGTTGCGAAGGCGGAGGGGTCGTTGCGCTTCTTCTTGCTTCGGTGGGCTTGGTTCGAGGTTATTGATGCTTCTGGTTCGGAGGGGTGGTCTTCGTCGTCGTCTGAGCCGGAGTCGTCTGAGACCCCGTCTAGACCTGGCTCGTCGTTGTCGTCTTCTTCGTCGCTTTCTTCGTCCGCGTTGGGGAGGCCGTTGACGATGTTGGAGACTGTGTTGTCTTCGAGATCGCCGTCTGTTGCTTCGTCTTCCTCTTCCCTGCCGTCTGCTGAGCTCTCCTCTGTTGTCTTTGCGATCACCAGTGGCTTTGGCTGCTTGAGAATCGGCTTCGGCCGTTGTACAGCCTTGACCTCAGCATTGGGTCCTGTCGCAGAGTTCGCGGAGAGCTTCAGAGTACGCTTGGGCTCATCTTTGCTTCGTTGAGGCGCATCAGATGCTCTGGGCTGCTGTGCAGGTCCATCCTCATCATCGCTCTCGTCGTCTGAGGAATGGTAGTTTTTCTGCTTCTTGAAGTTCCGCACTTTCTTCTTCGGCCGTCGCACTTCGTCTTCGACTCGTCTGCGCTTTGTCGCGACTGGTGTAAGTTTCGACGGCATTTTTCGTGTTGTGGATAAGGGGTGATCGATGCGATCGATCGTCGCAGAAAATGTTCTGAGATGGCCATCACAAGCGTCGGCAAAATGATGCCGAACACCGACGTCGAAGCGGCAGCCTGCAGGAGCTTTTTATGACGTGCAGCTGGACATGAATGGAGCATTGTTTCTTCTGCTTGCACTTTGTCTTTCACATTGAGATCCCACTTCAACAATGCCTCCTATCAATCGCTGTGTACCCGCCCTCAGGCGGCTCCGCCTAGCCAACAGCAACCTTCAGCAATCCTCACACCTTCGACTCCAAGCCGCACGATCTGCTGCTCAACCACTGCAGCGAAGATGGCAACATGCCGAGGCCACCACCAGCGCGCAACAGTTTGGCAATCAAGATCCTCCTCCGTCGAGATCTGGCCTTAGTCAGAAGAAAATCAAGACCACTGCCGAATCGTATCCCGACATCAAGCGAGACCCTCGCTTCAAAGAGATAACGAAGGACGATGTGGACTTCTTCAGAGACGTACTGGGTGCAGACAATGCCATCATTGATGGACTCAGTCAGGACGCGAGCAGTGATCTGGAGGGCTACAACGCAGACTGGATGCGCAAGTACAAGGGACAGACACGGCTGGTACTGAAGCCAGCTTCAACGGATCAAGTCAGCAAGATCCTGAAATACTGCAACGATAACTTGATCGCCGTCAACCCGCAAGGTGGAAACACTGGTCTGGTTGGAGGCTCGGTGCCGGTATTTGATGAAATTGTCATCAACCTTGGCCGCATGAACAAGATCCGGTCATTCGACGATGTATCTGGTATCTTGGTAGCAGACGCTGGTACGATTCTGGAGGAGGCCGACAATCATCTGGCTGAACACGGCCACATATTCCCGCTGGACCTTGCAGCAAAGGGTACTTGTCAAATCGGTGGCAACGTTGCAACGAACGCTGGTGGTCTGAGACTGCTGAGATATGGCAGCTTGCACGGCAATGTCCTTGGTCTGGAGGCAGTCCTGCCAGATGGCACCATTGTCGACGATCTTGGAAAGCTCCGCAAGAACAACACTGGTTACGATCTCAAACAGCTCTTCATCGGCGGCGAAGGTACGATTGGTATAATCACGGGTGTCTCGATAATATGCCCACAGCGAAGCCCAGCAGTGAACGTGGCATACTTCGGTCTGTCATCCTACGAGAAAGTGCAGGAAGCCTTCAAAGAGGCCAAGAAGCACCTCCAGGAGATCCTCTCCGCCTTCGAGCTCATGGACGGTGGATCCCAGCAGATCTACAAGCGTGCTGCCGGAGCTAAGCTACCACTCGAGAACGACTATCCATTTTACTGCCTGGTCGAAACTTCAGGATCGAACACTGATCATGACAGCGAGAAGTTGAACGCATTTCTTGAGCATGTCATGGGCGAGGGCATCGTGGAGGATGGTGTGGTAGCAGAAAACGAGACTCAGCTACAAAACCTCTGGATGAACAGAGAAGGAATATCTGAGTCCAGTCAGCACTTTGGAGGCGTGTACAAGTACGACCTCTCGATACCTCTCCCTGAGCTGTACAGCATTGTAGAGGAGTGCAGACAACGTTTCCTGGACAACGGCCTGATGAGTCTGGACGATGAGTCCAAGCCAGTACTGGATGTGATTGGCTACGGACATATGGGCGACCAGAACCTGCATCTGAATGTTTGTGTGAGACGGTACGACAAAGAGGTCGAGAAATTCATTGAGCCGTGGGTTTACGAGTGGATCCAGAAGAGAAGCGGAAGCATCTCTGCAGAGCACGGCCTTGGCCTTGCAAAGAAGAACTACATCGGATGCAGCAGGAGTGAAAATATGATCAAGCTGATGGGCCAGATCAAGAAATTGTACGACCCAGTAAGTATTGGCACGTCTACTGACCTCAAACATGCACGGCTAACTCGCAATACAGAACGGCATCATGAACCCATACAAGTACATATAGCGAGCCGACACGTCTCAACATCACTGTACAGTATCAATCAAGCATGATGGCTTCTTCCTCACTGCCGCCTCCGGGCGCGCCAGCTGCCTCTAGCTCAGCGAGTCTAACCTTCAACCAAGCCGCGAAGGCCGCCAACAGTTTGTCGTGCCGCCAACGCTCGCAGAACGCTAACAGCGCAGTGTCATGGGCTTTCTCATCTGCACCAGTCACTCGGAACAACTTCGCCAGGTCGACCGGGCACAGATACGGCGGTTGTCCAGCATCCTCTGTCAAACCAGATGTTCCTTGCATCACGCAAGCATAGTAAACGCAATGATCCATTCCAAAACAATGACCGAGCTCATGGGACGCCGTCTTGCAGACTCTCCCAAGCCAAAGGTTGGACAGTTGAACAAGATCCTTCCGCACGGCAAGATGCTGCAGAGCATCGACGGCAGAGTGCATGGCAGACTTGGATCTATCGGACGGGCTCGCATATCTGATGACCTTGGCTTCGTTCTTCTGTCGGCCGGCGTCTGGCTCTGACTCACGACAATTGTCGTCCACGAACTTCCTGCAATGACTTGCTGGCCAGGCATGCTCTGTTTTCGATCTCCTGCTGAGCGTCCAAGGCTGGATTATACCGTGCCGTTGACACAACTGCCACACGACTCCCACCATACGCTCTTCCGCAGCAGAAGTCATCCTCCTCATCCTCGTACAGGTCGTGATCCACGATCATGAGCAGAGCGTGGGCGTCCTTGGGGAGAATGGAGATGGCAGCATCCAAGATATCATCCAGGTTCAGCTGCGCACCCAAGATCCTATCTGGCGACGGACGTACGCGCACACCAACGGTTTCGGCGCCGAGGAACAACCCTACACGAGCTGGCGCATTCTCATCGCCGATCGTGTTCTCCCATCTGGTTAACGACAACGCGGGTTTCTCCAGGATTTTGACGGGCATGCCATGGTAGAATGCGGAGAGATAGTCCAGGATATCATCAGTCTTTGGAGATGGGATCGTGCTCGCATGACTTCGCCCAGGTCCCTTAATCGGCTTCAGATTAGGAGTTGGCAAGCACTCGCTCACACCGGGAGACAGTCTTGGCGTCGGCACCACGTATATGGCCCTCCTTTTTGCTGTGTAGAAACCGGTGCAGCCAGACCATGACTTCACATCCTGTCGCTCATACTTAGGATCAAACGACAATTCGTCGCCTGGCAACACGAGTGGTCCTGGAAACGTGCTCGGCTTAACGTCGAGCTGTTCCGCGCCAGGACCGCTTCCGAGTCGTGTTGCATTAGCACGCTCGCGCACTGTAGGTCGCCTGTAACCCACGCTCGCTGCGTGCTCTGATGGCTCGAAGGTCAAGTCGGCGTGCTTGCAGGCGGGCATTGTCGAGGTTGCAGGGCGCAAGCCGCCAGCTGGGGCATCGGCTTCCTCTTATACTCACCTCCAGCCCGTCTCCAGGCAGCAACGTGGTCCGTGCACAAAAATGCTGTGCCGCGATCCGGCATGGCCTCAGGATCGTGATGTCGTGCCTCGATCTCTCAACCAATATCGAACTTCATGAGTCCTTGACTTCTCAAAGCATTGCCGGCCCTCTTACACCAGTTCAGCTTGGCTTCATCGCCCTGACGCGCATACCATCGCGACGCCAACTAAAGGGGAGCGACTGCACACATCATGCCAGTGTATCCGCTGGAGAGCAGCGCCACATACGCCATGCACAAGTTATCCGCACACTCCTGCGCGTTCTTCGTCAGTGTTTTGACGCCGAGGCCGCAGAAGTCCTACTCGTGAGGGTAAGCCTTCTTGCCCACGGCTATCCGGATGTCAAGGTGCATCGTTCGCAATCTCAGCAGGCACATCCAGTAGTATGCTGTGTGCAATGCGGTGTAGATGTTGTCGAATTGCAAAGAGTGGGAGAACACATCGTCACTGTCCTTGTGCTTAGTCGACCCATCGATGGGTACAGTGTGATAAGCTGGACCCTCAGACTCCTGATACATCTCTTTGAGAGCACAGTGCAGATCGCCTTCTGCAGCCACGAGCTCTTCCAGGGCATCCGCCGTCTCTGCCATGGTGGCCTTCCGACCTCGCAAGCGCACTGCTTCACCATGTTGCAGTACTGCCAGGACATGATAATAAATGCAGTCCATTGGTGACTGATCCTCCATCTCATCAACTTCACGGACCGCAATACTCTCCCTGCCAGCCTGACCACCAAGATCGACTAGTCCATTCCATAGTCCAAATGGAACCTTCACCATCTTCGAGAGAATCCACCCCGCTTGCTCCGCTCCCCTCCTATGCTGATCAGTACTCACCGCCTTCATGATCGCTTTCAGCCCCGCCATATGCTCTTTCCAGTCTGAGAAGTTCTCAGAGATACATTCGAACATCTCAGCACATTGAAGTATGTGCACCACAGTCATGAAATAGAACGGATTCGGAGCAGCAGAAATCGTGGCTAGTTCCCTTCGGGGCGACTTGACAGTAAGCGTATACCGCACTTTCGCCTATCGGAGCAAGGCATCATTCTTCGAAGCGGCACCGGTGACGAGAAACGAGATGGTGGCGATTCCAAGCGCGACACTCCGACCATACGTTGCGATCTCAAGGCAACTGGCTTGACAGGCGTAGTCCGGACCAATCTTGCCTCGGTAAACCTGGTAATAGTAAGGTTGGATGCCGAGTCGTTGGAATTCGGGACTGTGAAAGTCACTGGGCTGGACGAGGGCCCGTATGAAGGCTTTGCGGTCGCGGTTGATTCTGGCCTGTTGAGCCTTGGTCTTACTGCCGTGTCTGCTTTGATAGCCGGAATCTGTGCTGGTTGGGGATTCCTGTTGGTCATTGGGGTCTACTTCTGTATCTCCCAGTGGCAGTCCGGCTATTGCCAGAGTCCGTCTTTGCATCATGGAGCATATACTGGATGCCGTGTGTGGACTAATAGCGGGATGTTGAGGGAAGAGGGGTGTCCAGGCGCGAAGGGAACCACAACATGGCGAGTCGGTACCAATCCTGAAGGATGGTCGTTTCCATCCAGCGCCCGTTGCGTGGCGATCCTGCAGGATCGCCACTAAGCCAATGGGCATTGACTGATAGCTTGGCGGAAGCTCCAATTGCTTGGCGACTAAGGTAGGCCGGAACATGTGGATTCTCGAATACATCGAAGCAGGACCAAGCTGGATACAATACCCTCTTTCTTCACGATATCAAGACGAACGAGAGTCAGGACCTTGAATCGTGTTGTGAGGAGCCAAGACTTATGCCTTGCGCGACTACCGCCTTCGCGACTCGGCAGCAAGCACGGCGATTGTGTTCAATGCAGGTGAAGAGAGCTGCGCTGCACAGTTGGCGCACGATCAACAATCAGCGTACGCATCAAGTGACGCACGCATGTCATGCCATACTTCGAATCGCGTGTTCGCGTTGTGAACACTAGGGAACCGAGGAGGGTCGAAGACAGCTAGGTCATGCGCACACAGCCTACCACGGATGTACGCATCTGGTAAAGTGCGCAATAGATGCCATTCACACGGCCATGAGTTGTTATCGTGAACACTGCGCAATGAGGTAGAATCGACAATAGTGGTGTGGAATCATTCACGCAGAATACTTAATGGATGAACGCATCAGCTGACATACTCCGGGCTGAAATGTAGCATTGTGAACACTGTAAACTCGAGGAGGGTACTCGATAAGTACCCCCTTGTCGCTGCCTTACGGTACTCCCTCTAAGCGCCTAGTTACTAATCTACCTAGCAAGTTTAACTTATACGACCTTCTAAACGACGACGAGATCTAAGACGAGAACGGCGTTACTATAGCGGTAGTCGActacgacgacgacgacggcgcGACCGAGGAAGGTGAGGCCGAGGATATATAATAAGTCGCGAAAACCCTCCGAATTCCCGCGAACGACCTCCTTTAACTCGATATCGACTAGCTCGTTAAGCTCCTAGTAGAGCCCGAGATCGCCGcggctatctactttatcctacgacgcgccgagtaagagtataggaacgtaatatagatagcgACTATCCTCTACGAGTAGTTAGGTAAAGTAGGGTAAGAGCTTAGGAGATAGAAGAGTTACGACTAATAGATACGTAATAAATACGACACCCTAGTTAAGGACCGCGACACGCTAAAGGTATAGAAGGATAATGCTACTAAGTACCGCGACGCTTATTAGAAGAACCTTAGTACGGTACGAGGAGAAATAGATTAGGCCAAGCAATAGCTTATCTAGGTTTAGTAGGAActcgataacctaaaggCCCGACCTAAGGTATTATCGAATATAGTAATGTCCGTAGAGATTAGTACACTTACCGCGAAGAACGACACCCTAAGGAAGTAAGCTAAGGAGGCACTTTAGTAGTTATCTAATAATAACTCGAAGATTAAGACCCTTAAATTCGATCTCTATACGTATAAGACAGAAGCTTAAACCTACTAGAATGATATTAAGTAGCTTAATAAGTCGTAGTAGACTTAAGTAGATAATCTTAAGAAGTAACTCGAAGACCGCCGAGGCCGCTCTCGAGTACGATCCTTACTATCTCGCGCTATATTATAGCGTCGTACCCTATAGAACGGCCGAACCCTATCTAAGGACAATAATAAGGATAATAATAGAGCTAGTAACAAGGACAAGGAGGACAAGGTAGCTCGCCGTACTACTAGAAAGAAGGCTAAGAAGTCTATACGTAAGGATAATAGTAACGACTCCGATCTATTATCTAAGGAGTTAGAGGAGAACTCGGAGTCGGATAGCGATACTCGTACTTATCGCCGCTCTTCTAAGAAGAAGAAGCTAGTCTACGACTTCGAGTCTCTAGTTAAGTACGATCTAGACCTTAGCTAGCCCTTTAAGACTTAGCGTAGTATAGATAAGCTAGAGAAGTTCGTCGGTACTATCGATAGtaagctatctagaccctCTCTCGAGAAGTTCTTCTCCGAGTTAGAGACTATTATCGACTATACGGTCTTTTACGATAAGAAGGTAGTACTTAAGTTTGTATACGACTTACTAGCCTTACTAGGTAATACTTAGGAACTGGTTAGACTAAAGATCCCTACTATCTCGGGTAGCCtaactagtagtaagaagacgtataagggcattaaCGACCTTATTAAGGAACTCGCTAAGCGATACGGAGACCGTAACCTAATTAGTAGGGCTCGTAATCGCCTAAGTAACCTTAAGATAGACAATAAGGATAGCTTCTAGACCTTCTTCCCTAAGTAGCGCTAGAATACTAATATCCTAGGCCTTAAGGGTGAAGATGCGATAGATAACCTATAACGTAAGCTAACTATCCGCTATCTTAATAAGTATCTTAAATTCCGTCCCGAATCGTTATAAGAGATAATCGATAATCTCTATTAGGTAGATAAGGACTTTAGGATCCTCGACGCTCTCTACCTACGCTCCGAGAAGCTAAAGAATAATAAGAAGGACGATAAGAAGGACGGCAATAAGGACaataaggacgataagctagGGGGTTTAGGCTCTAATAAGCCGAcccgtaaggcttagtcTACCCGACCTAAACTATTTAAGAGTAGCcttagtaagactatagacgAAGCTAAGAACACTCGCTATATACGTAAGAGCCTCTATAAGAAGTGTCGTAAGCCTGGTCACCGcctatagtagcgtacttaCGAGCTGTTCGAGTACGAGATACTAGTACGTCTAGGTACTAATGCTAGCGGTACTACCGTTATACTACCGGCGGAAAATACCTAgtctactacttaagcgTAATAACTAGTAGACATAAAAAGGAGAATATAAGACATAACGAAGAGGCACTACTAGTAAAGCCACCCGAAGGGCTTAagctattattatatattcTTAGGATAGTAGAAATAGAATATAACCCTATTATCGGCTTATACCTCGTAATACTAGGGATAGCTAATAGGCAAAATGCATTTACTTTCCTTAATAACGGTGCTAATTCTAAGTATATCGACTTCTCCTATACGTAAAAACATAATCTACCCTTAATTAAGCTAAATAACCTACTAGCCCTTAGGTTAGTAAACGGCTCGATAGCCGCGGAAATAGTAGAATACCGTATAAGTCTAGAACTTATACTCGGCAATAGTTATAAGGAGACTAGAACcttctaggttatatatctagaGTATAATATCGTACTAGATAGGCCCTAGTATAATAAacactagctag
Above is a window of Fulvia fulva chromosome 6, complete sequence DNA encoding:
- a CDS encoding Ribosomal RNA-processing protein 15, translating into MPSKLTPVATKRRRVEDEVRRPKKKVRNFKKQKNYHSSDDESDDEDGPAQQPRASDAPQRSKDEPKRTLKLSANSATGPNAEVKAVQRPKPILKQPKPLVIAKTTEESSADGREEEDEATDGDLEDNTVSNIVNGLPNADEESDEEDDNDEPGLDGVSDDSGSDDDEDHPSEPEASITSNQAHRSKKKRNDPSAFATSISRILDTKLTTSKRSDPVLSRSKSASEANRSLADSKLEAKARAQIRAEKRAASEKGRVKDVLGLQTPDVDTGKLLEEEKRLKKTAQRGVIHLFNAVRAAQVKAEEAAREARAQGVVGMQKREERVNKMSKHGFLDLISSGGKGKTAVA
- a CDS encoding D-2-hydroxyglutarate--pyruvate transhydrogenase DLD2; amino-acid sequence: MPPINRCVPALRRLRLANSNLQQSSHLRLQAARSAAQPLQRRWQHAEATTSAQQFGNQDPPPSRSGLSQKKIKTTAESYPDIKRDPRFKEITKDDVDFFRDVLGADNAIIDGLSQDASSDLEGYNADWMRKYKGQTRLVLKPASTDQVSKILKYCNDNLIAVNPQGGNTGLVGGSVPVFDEIVINLGRMNKIRSFDDVSGILVADAGTILEEADNHLAEHGHIFPLDLAAKGTCQIGGNVATNAGGLRLLRYGSLHGNVLGLEAVLPDGTIVDDLGKLRKNNTGYDLKQLFIGGEGTIGIITGVSIICPQRSPAVNVAYFGLSSYEKVQEAFKEAKKHLQEILSAFELMDGGSQQIYKRAAGAKLPLENDYPFYCLVETSGSNTDHDSEKLNAFLEHVMGEGIVEDGVVAENETQLQNLWMNREGISESSQHFGGVYKYDLSIPLPELYSIVEECRQRFLDNGLMSLDDESKPVLDVIGYGHMGDQNLHLNVCVRRYDKEVEKFIEPWVYEWIQKRSGSISAEHGLGLAKKNYIGCSRSENMIKLMGQIKKLYDPNGIMNPYKYI